The following coding sequences lie in one Arachis ipaensis cultivar K30076 chromosome B03, Araip1.1, whole genome shotgun sequence genomic window:
- the LOC107630799 gene encoding AT-hook motif nuclear-localized protein 5 — translation MDGREAMAFTSGSSSFYVHRESGGLQGPPGFRALSNTAVQSQSNAKGGGGGSVGSNSSFALRVQPQAQARAGFSHGIGIGASSSGGGVPPSSSGEPVKKKRGRPRKYGPEGPGPVSLRLSSMSAPACWNAGSTSDSQKRGRGRPPGSGRKQQLATLGEWMNSSAGLAFSPHVISIGVGEDIVAKLLSISQQRPRALCIMSGTGIVSLVTLRQPASTNTSVTIEGRFQILCLSGSYLVPEDGGPSNRTGGISVSLSSSDGRVIGGGVAVLIAGSPVQVVVCSFVYSGSAKTKPTQATLMKEESSEPQRNDKLASLASAPHSQNYIPSATGIWPGSRPADLKSAHGHTGIDLTRG, via the exons ATGGATGGGAGAGAAGCCATGGCATTTACTAGTGGGTCTTCTTCATTTTACGTGCATAGAGAGAGTGGAGGGTTACAAGGACCTCCAGGATTCAGAGCTTTGTCAAACACTGCCGTTCAATCTCAGTCAAATGCAAAGGGTGGCGGAGGCGGCTCTGTTGGTTCTAATTCCTCATTTGCATTACGGGTTCAACCTCAAGCACAGGCTCGTGCCGGTTTTAGTCATGGCATTGGCATTGGTGCCTCATCTTCTGGTGGTGGAGTGCCTCCTTCTTCCTCAGGTGAGCctgtgaagaagaagagagggagaccCCGCAAGTATGGCCCAGAAGGACCAGGACCAGTTTCTTTGAGACTTTCATCAATGTCTGCCCCCGCTTGTTGGAATGCTGGTTCAACCTCTGATTCCCAGAAAAGGGGTAGAGGACGCCCTCCGGGATCTGGAAGGAAACAACAGCTGGCTACTCTTG GTGAATGGATGAATAGTTCTGCAGGGCTGGCTTTTTCACCTCATGTAATCTCCATTGGAGTAGGGGAG GACATTGTAGCAAAGCTATTGTCGATATCACAGCAGAGACCACGGGCTCTCTGCATCATGTCGGGTACTGGGATAGTTTCTCTAGTTACTCTCAGGCAGCCTGCTTCTACTAACACCAGTGTCACGATTGAG GGCCGATTCCAAATATTGTGTTTATCTGGTTCTTACTTGGTTCCTGAAGATGGTGGACCATCCAATAGAACAGGTGGCATAAGTGTTTCCCTTTCTAGCTCCGACGGCCGTGTTATTGGTGGTGGTGTTGCAGTGCTTATTGCTGGAAGCCCAGTGCAG GTGGTAGTGTGCAGTTTTGTATATAGTGGTAGCGCTAAGACCAAGCCCACGCAAGCTACCCTCATGAAAGAAGAGAGTTCCGAGCCTCAGCGCAATGACAAGTTAGCTTCTTTGGCCAGTGCTCCGCATAGTCAAAACTACATCCCTTCTGCTACAGGCATTTGGCCTGGATCACGACCTGCAGATCTCAAGAGCGCGCACGGACACACTGGCATTGACTTGACACGTggatga
- the LOC107630800 gene encoding probable phospholipid hydroperoxide glutathione peroxidase, with translation MLYSSTRILFGRGIRRVVPPLSSSINYLINPKAKTLSLSRPYLRHHNISFFKSIPTLTPTPTPLRFSLKTDHTMASQSSPPKSVHDFTVKDARGNDVNLGNYKGKVLLIVNVASQCGLTNSNYTELSQLYEKYRAKGLEILAFPCNQFGAQEPGTNEQIVEFACTRFKAEYPIFDKVDVNGNDAAPLYKYLKSSKGGLFGDNIKWNFSKFLVDKEGNVVDRYAPTTSPLSIEKDIKKLLDA, from the exons ATGCTTTATAGTTCAACTCGTATCTTGTTCGGCAGAGGCATAAGGAGAGTGGTTCCacccctttcttcttctattaaCTATTTGATCAATCCTAAAGCCAAAACCCTTTCACTCTCTCGACCTTATCTTCGTCATCATAATATCTCGTTCTTCAAATCAATCCCAACTCTAACTCCAACTCCAACTCCCTTGCGATTTAGTTTGAAAACAGATCACACCATGGCCAGCCAATCATCTCCTCCCAAATCAGTCCACGATTTCACCGTTAAG GATGCGAGGGGAAATGATGTTAATCTTGGAAACTACAAAGGGAAGGTTCTTCTCATTGTCAACGTTGCCTCACAATG TGGCTTGACCAATTCTAATTATACAGAGCTGAGTCAATTGTACGAAAAATACAGGGCGAAAG GTCTTGAAATTCTGGCATTTCCTTGCAATCAGTTTGGGGCACAGGAGCCTGGAACTAATGAGCAGATAGTAGAATTTGCTTGCACTCGCTTCAAAGCTGAGTATCCCATTTTTGACAAG GTGGATGTGAATGGTAACGATGCTGCTCCACTGTATAAGTATCTTAAATCAAGCAAAGGTGGACTCTTTGGGGACAACATAAAATGGAACTTCTCCAAATTCCTTGTTGACAAAGAGGGCAATGTTGTGGATCGTTATGCACCCACTACTTCTCCTCTAAGCATCGAG AAGGACATAAAGAAGCTGTTGGATGCGTGA
- the LOC107630801 gene encoding probable glutathione peroxidase 8 — protein MTSNETSKDPKSVYDFVVKDAKGDDIDLSTYKGKVLLIVNVASKCGMTNPNYAELNQLYHKYKHTGLEILAFPCNQFGDEEPGSNDQIVEFVCTRFKSEFPIFAKIEVNGDKSAPLYKFLKSGKWGIFGDDIQWNFAKFLVDKNGQVVDRYYPTTSPLSLERDICKLLGIQ, from the exons ATGACTAGCAACGAAACCAGCAAGGATCCAAAGTCCGTTTACGATTTTGTTGTGAAG GATGCTAAGGGCGATGACATAGATCTTTCCACTTACAAAGGAAAAGTCTTACTCATTGTCAATGTTGCTTCTAAGTG TGGCATGACCAACCCAAATTATGCGGAGTTGAATCAACTGTATCACAAGTATAAACACACAG GGTTGGAGATTTTGGCATTTCCATGTAATCAATTTGGCGATGAAGAACCTGGAAGCAATGATCAAATTGTGGAGTTCGTCTGTACGCGCTTCAAATCAGAATTCCCCATCTTCGCTAAG ATTGAAGTGAATGGAGACAAATCTGCTCCTTTGTATAAGTTCTTGAAGTCAGGTAAATGGGGAATATTTGGGGATGATATTCAGTGGAACTTTGCTAAGTTTCTGGTTGATAAGAATGGCCAAGTGGTTGATCGTTATTACCCCACAACTTCTCCTCTCAGCCTTGAG CGAGACATTTGTAAGCTACTAGGTATTCAATGA
- the LOC107633480 gene encoding FT-interacting protein 1 — protein sequence MMNNLKLGIDVVSAHNLLSKDGEGSSSAYVELCFDGQRFRTTIKEKDLNPVWNESFYFNISDPSILHHLTLDAYVYNQVRATNSTSFLGKVSLTGTSFVPYSDAVVLHYPLEKRGIFSRVRGELGLKVYITNDQAIKSSIPVAAPAESVTTNNHAAQVHGHADSVVMNNVSSREKVHTFHHLPNPNHNQHQHQHQNEHQHHSSAYADKHYVPKHEADAIKSEAQPPKLVLMRASSVQPVDYALKETSPYLGGGRVVGGRVIHKDKTSSTYDLVERMYFLYVRVVKARELPSMDVTGSLDPFVEVRIGNYRGITKHYDKNQNPEWNQVFAFSKERMQASVMEVVIKDKNLVMKDDFVGILRFDINEVPLRVPPDSPLAPQWYRLEDKKGDKVKGELMLAVWIGTQADEAFCDAWHSDAAASSVDTTPSSTAVLRSKVYHAPRLWYVRVNIVEAQDLVPTEKNRFPDVCVKAQIGHQVLKTKRVPARTLSSLWNEDLVFVAAEPFDDHLVLTVEDRIEPGKDEIIGRVIIPLNSIERRADDRIIHSRWFNLEKPIAVDIDQLKKEKFCSRIHLRVCLDGGYHVLDESTHYSSDLRPTAKQLWRPPIGVLELGVLNAVGLHPMKTRDGRGTSDTYCVAKYGHKWVRTRTIVDNLCPKYNEQYTWEVFDPATVLTVGVFDNSQIGEKGSSKDLKIGKVRIRISTLETGRIYTHSYPLLVLHPTGVKKMGELHLAIRFSCTSFTNMMYLYSKPLLPKMHYVREVVEYMSDVDSHLWSMRRSKANFFRLMTVFSGLFAVGKWFSDICMWKNVITTVLVHVLFLMLVCFPELILPTVFLYMFLIGVWNYRYRPRYPPHMNTIISQAHTVQPDELDEEFDTFPTSRNPDLVRMRYDRLRSVGGRIQTVVGDLASQGERIQALLNWRDPRATVIFVVFCLLAAVVLYVTPFQVVAALAGFYVMRHPRFRHRLPSAPINFFRRLPARTDSML from the exons ATGATGAACAACCTCAAGTTAGGGATAGATGTGGTTAGTGCCCACAATCTACTCTCTAAAGATGGAGAAGGTTCTTCCAGCGCCTATGTGGAACTATGTTTTGATGGCCAGAGATTCCGTACAACCATCAAAGAGAAAGATCTGAATCCTGTTTGGAATGAAAGCTTCTACTTCAACATCTCCGACCCTTCCATTCTTCACCACCTGACCCTTGATGCCTATGTCTACAACCAAGTCAGAGCCACAAACTCCACTTCATttcttggcaaggttagcctcacTGGCACTTCTTTTGTCCCTTACTCCGATGCTGTTGTACTGCACTATCCACTGGAAAAGCGCGGCATTTTTTCTCGTGTTAGAGGAGAACTTGGCCTCAAAGTTTACATCACCAACGATCAAGCCATAAAATCCTCAATTCCAGTTGCTGCTCCGGCCGAGTCTGTAACAACAAATAATCATGCAGCACAAGTTCATGGACATGCAGATTCTGTGGTGATGAACAATGTATCATCTAGAGAAAAGGTGCACACATTTCATCATCTACCTAATCCAAACCATAACCAACACCAACATCAGCACCAAAACGAACATCAACATCATTCCTCTGCCTATGCAGATAAACATTATGTACCAAAGCATGAAGCTGATGCAATAAAATCTGAAGCACAACCACCAAAACTAGTCCTAATGCGCGCTTCGTCGGTTCAACCTGTTGATTACGCCCTCAAAGAAACAAGTCCATATCTTGGTGGGGGAAGAGTTGTTGGAGGCCGTGTTATTCACAAGGACAAGACATCAAGCACTTATGATCTTGTGGAAAGGATGTATTTTCTCTATGTAAGGGTAGTCAAGGCCCGCGAGCTTCCTTCCATGGATGTCACTGGTAGCCTTGATCCATTTGTTGAGGTCAGAATTGGAAACTACAGAGGAATTACAAAACACTATGACAAGAATCAGAATCCAGAATGGAATCAGGTATTTGCATTCTCAAAGGAGAGGATGCAGGCATCTGTAATGGAAGTTGTGATCAAAGACAAGAATCTTGTGATGAAAGATGACTTTGTAGGGATTTTGAGGTTTGATATCAATGAAGTTCCATTGAGAGTTCCACCAGATAGTCCTCTGGCGCCGCAATGGTACAGATTAGAGGACAAGAAAGGGGATAAGGTGAAGGGGGAGTTGATGCTTGCTGTGTGGATTGGAACACAAGCAGATGAGGCTTTCTGTGATGCATGGCATTCAGATGCAGCTGCTAGCTCTGTTGACACCACACCTTCTTCGACCGCAGTGCTGCGGTCGAAGGTTTACCATGCGCCAAGGCTATGGTACGTGCGCGTCAACATTGTTGAGGCGCAAGATCTAGTTCCTACGGAGAAAAACAGATTCCCTGACGTGTGCGTCAAGGCACAAATAGGACACCAAGTATTGAAAACAAAGAGAGTTCCAGCGAGGACTCTGAGTTCACTCTGGAATGAGGATCTTGTGTTTGTTGCGGCCGAGCCTTTCGATGATCATCTAGTCCTGACGGTGGAAGATCGAATCGAGCCAGGAAAAGATGAGATCATTGGCAGGGTGATCATTCCACTGAACTCTATAGAGAGGCGTGCAGATGACAGAATCATTCATTCAAGATGGTTCAATTTGGAAAAACCAATTGCTGTGGACATTGATCAGTTAAAGAAAGAGAAATTCTGTAGCAGGATTCACCTCCGTGTGTGCCTTGATGGAGGCTACCATGTTCTTGATGAATCAACACATTACAGCAGCGATCTCCGTCCAACTGCAAAGCAATTATGGCGGCCACCGATCGGTGTTCTTGAGCTTGGAGTGTTGAATGCTGTTGGACTCCACCCTATGAAAACAAGAGATGGAAGAGGCACTTCTGACACTTACTGCGTTGCAAAATATGGACATAAATGGGTCAGAACAAGAACAATTGTTGATAATTTGTGCCCTAAATACAACGAGCAATACACATGGGAGGTTTTCGATCCGGCAACGGTTCTAACTGTAGGTGTATTTGACAATAGCCAAATTGGGGAAAAAGGTTCTTCAAAAGACTTGAAAATTGGAAAAGTCAGAATCCGAATTTCGACTTTAGAAACAGGTAGAATCTACACACATTCATATCCGCTTCTAGTTCTTCACCCTACAGGGGTTAAGAAAATGGGTGAATTGCACTTGGCCATAAGATTCTCATGCACCTCTTTCACGAACATGATGTATCTATACTCCAAACCTCTCCTCCCAAAAATGCACTACGTTAGA GAGGTGGTTGAGTATATGTCTGACGTGGACTCTCACCTATGGAGCATGAGGAGAAGCAAGGCGAATTTCTTCAGGCTCATGACGGTATTCTCAGGTTTATTCGCCGTTGGAAAATGGTTCTCTGATATCTGCATGTGGAAGAACGTTATAACCACTGTGTTAGTTCATGTCCTCTTCTTGATGCTGGTGTGCTTCCCGGAACTGATTTTACCAACGGTTTTTCTGTACATGTTCTTGATTGGTGTGTGGAACTATAGGTATAGGCCAAGGTACCCGCCACACATGAACACGATCATTTCGCAGGCGCACACGGTGCAACCGGATGAGTTGGATGAAGAGTTCGATACGTTTCCTACGAGCCGGAACCCTGATCTTGTGAGAATGAGGTATGATAGGTTGAGGAGTGTGGGTGGGAGGATTCAGACGGTGGTTGGTGATTTGGCCAGCCAGGGTGAGAGGATTCAGGCGCTGTTGAATTGGAGGGACCCACGTGCGACGGTTATATTCGTTGTGTTTTGTCTTCTTGCTGCGGTGGTTTTGTATGTTACTCCGTTTCAGGTGGTGGCTGCTTTGGCTGGCTTCTATGTTATGAGGCATCCCAGGTTCCGGCATAGGCTTCCGTCGGCGCCTATCAACTTCTTCCGACGGTTGCCCGCAAGAACAGATAGCATGTTGTAA